AGCTTCAGGGTTTCGAGGCTGCGCATCAGCATCCAGCCGGTATTCGGGTCGCACATGGTGCCCATAAAAGTGCGCATGGCCCGCACTTCCTTCATCAGGGCTTTGGAACCTAGGGCGGCGCCGGCAATCAGATCGGAGTGGCCGCCCAGAAACTTGGTGGCCGAGTACAGCACCAGATCGGCGCCGTGGCGCAGCGGGTGCTGAAACACCGGCCCCAGAAAGGTATTATCGACCACCACGCGGCAAGGGCGCTCGGCAGTGCCCGCCAGCTTGGCCGCGGCCACGCAGGCATCCAGGTCGACGAGGTGGTTGGTGGGGTTGGCGGGCGTCTCCACGTACAGCACGGCCAGCTTTTCACCTAGGGCGGCGGCGCGGGCCTGCAGCTCGGCGGCCGGCAAGGTGGGCGAAAAGCCCTCGGCCGTGATGCCAAAGCGCGGCAGCACGTTTTTCAGGAAGAAATCGGTGCCGCCGTACACGGGCTCGGAGTGCAGCACCACGTCGCCGGGTTTCAGCAGGGCCAGCAGCGAGGTGCTGATGGCGGCCATGCCCGAGGCAAACGAAGCGGCATCCTCGGCGCCGTCCCACAGGGTGAGGCGGTCTTCCAGGATTTCGAGCGAGGGGTTGTTAAGGCGCGAGTAAATCAGGCCCATTTCCTCTTCGGGCGCGGGCTGGCGCAGGCCGTAGGCCAGCTCGAAAAAGGCTTTGCCTTCTTCGGCGTTCTTGAACACGAACGTGGAGGTCTGGAAGATGGGGCACTTAATGGCGCCCTCGCTCCATTCGGGCCGAAAGCCGTAGCTCATCATCAGGCTTTCGGGCTTTAGCGGGCGGCCGTTCAGCTCGGCCTGTTTGCGCAATTCTTTCATGGGTGGGAGGAATGTGGGTGGGAGGCAACGAAGGTAGAAATTTGCCCCGGCCCGCCCTACTCCGCCCTAGGTGGCCGCAAGCCCCCAAACGCAAAGGAGCCCGCACCAGTGGTGCGGGCTCCGGCTGAAACGGCCTTGCGGCGCGGCGCTACATGCGCGAGCCCGAGGTGCTGGAGGTAGAGCGGCTGCGGGTGCTCTTGGTTTTGGTGCGGGTGCCTTTCTGCGAGCTGTTGGCGCGGCCCTGGCCGCGCACCGTGCCGTTGGTAGTGGAGCCCTGGCCCATCGAGCCCGAAGTGGTGCCGCTGGTAGAGCCGCTGGTGGTGCCCATGGTGCCCGAGCCCGAAGTAGAGCCGCTGGTGCTCATGGTGGTGCTGCCGCTGGTGGTACCGGAGGTGGTGCCGTAAGTAGTGCCCGAGGTGGTACCCGACGTAGTGCCGGTAGTACCGCCCGTGGTGCCCGATGTGGTGGTGCCCATGGTAGATGAGCCCGAGGTGCTACCGCTGGTGCTCATGGTAGTGGAGCCGCTGGTAGAGCCCGATGTGCTGCCGCCGGTAGTGCCACCCGAAGTAGTGCCGCCAGCGGTTGTTTGGGCTTGTGCTGCAAAGCC
The sequence above is drawn from the Hymenobacter sp. YIM 151858-1 genome and encodes:
- a CDS encoding cystathionine gamma-synthase family protein — protein: MKELRKQAELNGRPLKPESLMMSYGFRPEWSEGAIKCPIFQTSTFVFKNAEEGKAFFELAYGLRQPAPEEEMGLIYSRLNNPSLEILEDRLTLWDGAEDAASFASGMAAISTSLLALLKPGDVVLHSEPVYGGTDFFLKNVLPRFGITAEGFSPTLPAAELQARAAALGEKLAVLYVETPANPTNHLVDLDACVAAAKLAGTAERPCRVVVDNTFLGPVFQHPLRHGADLVLYSATKFLGGHSDLIAGAALGSKALMKEVRAMRTFMGTMCDPNTGWMLMRSLETLKLRMERAAQSARTVADWLLQHPQVTRTYYLGHLDDNPAQQDIYRRQCLSPGSMISFDIAGGEAEAFRFLNRLQLIKLAVSLGGTESLAEHPATMTHSDITPELQREMGITEGMVRLSIGVEDPADIIADLAQAFGDAAEPVAVAAPKAYDAVI